A genome region from Dolichospermum compactum NIES-806 includes the following:
- the psbM gene encoding photosystem II reaction center protein PsbM: protein MQVNDLGFVASILFVLVPAVFLIMLYIQTSKTEG, encoded by the coding sequence ATGCAAGTTAATGATTTGGGTTTCGTAGCGAGCATTTTGTTCGTATTAGTACCCGCCGTGTTTTTAATCATGCTTTACATCCAAACCTCCAAGACTGAAGGTTAA
- a CDS encoding 2Fe-2S iron-sulfur cluster-binding protein — MGNIKFVKENREIVVAKGANLRLKAVENGIDIYKFFSKLTNCGGAGQCTTCVVQIVEGLENLSPRTDLETKKFKNKPDNYRLACQTLVNGPVSVITKP, encoded by the coding sequence ATGGGAAACATCAAATTTGTCAAAGAGAATCGAGAAATAGTCGTCGCCAAAGGTGCTAACCTTCGACTAAAAGCCGTAGAAAATGGCATTGATATTTATAAATTTTTCAGCAAACTCACCAATTGCGGAGGCGCTGGACAATGTACCACTTGTGTTGTCCAAATTGTCGAAGGACTAGAAAACCTATCTCCCCGCACAGACTTAGAAACCAAAAAATTCAAAAACAAGCCTGATAACTATCGTCTAGCTTGTCAAACCCTAGTTAATGGACCAGTTAGTGTTATCACCAAACCTTAA
- a CDS encoding photosystem II reaction center protein K, whose protein sequence is MEAALLLAKLPEAYQIFDPLVDVLPVIPVFFLLLAFVWQAAVGFR, encoded by the coding sequence ATGGAAGCAGCACTATTACTAGCAAAATTGCCTGAAGCTTACCAAATCTTCGACCCCTTGGTGGATGTATTGCCTGTTATCCCCGTCTTCTTCTTGTTACTTGCATTTGTGTGGCAAGCAGCAGTGGGTTTCAGATAA
- the tgt gene encoding tRNA guanosine(34) transglycosylase Tgt: protein MSANFSFESLATCSQTKARAGIFSTPHGIVETPRFMPVGTLANVKTITPAQLGATGAQMVLANTYHLHLQPGEAIVAGGGGLHKFMGWSGPMLTDSGGFQVFSLSEMRKITEEGVTFRSPHDGQIIKLTPERSIEIQNVLGADVIMAFDECPPYPATRQEVEAATDRTYRWLKRSISAHQRADQALFPIVQGGVYLDLRARAAQELAQLDMPGYAIGGVSVGEPTDLMAQIVQTTAPLLPVNKPRYLMGVGTYREMAIAIASGVDLFDCVIPTRWARHGTAIVAGERWNIKNAKFREDFTPLDETCPCYTCENFSRAYLSHLVRSQEILAYTLLTIHNITELIRFTQKIRASILSDRFVTDFGHWLEPSEIELEKTDN, encoded by the coding sequence TTGAGTGCCAATTTTTCCTTTGAAAGTCTCGCTACCTGTAGCCAGACTAAAGCCAGAGCCGGAATATTTTCTACTCCCCACGGAATTGTAGAAACACCCAGGTTTATGCCTGTGGGAACATTAGCTAATGTCAAAACTATCACCCCTGCCCAATTGGGAGCAACAGGAGCGCAGATGGTTTTAGCTAATACCTATCATTTACATCTCCAACCGGGAGAAGCCATCGTTGCCGGTGGTGGTGGGCTACATAAATTTATGGGTTGGTCTGGTCCCATGCTCACAGATTCCGGTGGATTTCAGGTTTTCAGTCTGAGCGAAATGCGAAAAATCACTGAAGAAGGTGTAACTTTCCGCTCACCTCACGATGGACAAATCATTAAATTAACGCCAGAACGCTCTATTGAAATTCAGAATGTTTTAGGTGCAGATGTGATCATGGCTTTTGATGAATGTCCTCCCTATCCTGCTACTCGTCAGGAAGTTGAAGCCGCCACAGACCGAACCTATCGCTGGTTAAAACGCTCTATATCCGCCCATCAACGCGCAGATCAGGCATTGTTTCCCATTGTCCAAGGGGGAGTATATTTAGACTTACGCGCCCGTGCTGCTCAAGAATTGGCGCAGTTGGATATGCCGGGATATGCCATTGGTGGGGTGAGTGTGGGTGAACCAACGGACTTAATGGCGCAAATTGTGCAAACGACAGCGCCGTTGTTACCGGTGAATAAACCCCGTTATTTGATGGGTGTGGGGACTTATCGAGAAATGGCAATAGCGATCGCTTCTGGTGTAGATTTATTTGATTGCGTTATTCCCACACGCTGGGCTAGACATGGAACAGCTATTGTTGCCGGTGAACGCTGGAATATCAAAAATGCTAAGTTTCGTGAAGATTTTACACCATTGGATGAGACTTGCCCTTGTTACACCTGTGAAAATTTCAGTCGGGCTTATTTATCTCATTTAGTGCGATCGCAGGAAATATTAGCTTATACTTTGTTGACTATTCATAACATCACCGAACTAATTCGCTTTACCCAAAAGATTCGCGCATCTATTTTGAGCGATCGTTTTGTCACCGATTTTGGTCATTGGTTAGAACCATCAGAAATTGAACTAGAAAAAACCGATAACTGA
- the cobS gene encoding adenosylcobinamide-GDP ribazoletransferase yields the protein MANVLRWWQQQFLNLVAAVIFYTAIPLPYLQNLDFQKVACFAPVIGLMIGGILGGLDTGMNYLGVPVLTRNGLVVAVWIAITGGLHLDGAMDTADGLAVGDPKRRLQVMMDSATGAFGAMSAIVIILLKITALAEITENHYFVLMAACGWGRWGQQMAICQYPYLKPTGKGAFHKQAIRSYLDLLPSLFLLLGLSAVVWLIHPQKLVLSMGMVLAGSLISVVTAAWFNYQLGGHTGDTYGAVVEWTEALFLCVVSSFSA from the coding sequence ATGGCTAACGTTTTACGCTGGTGGCAACAGCAATTCTTAAATTTAGTTGCGGCTGTAATTTTCTATACTGCTATTCCTTTACCCTATTTACAAAACTTAGACTTCCAAAAGGTTGCTTGTTTTGCGCCCGTAATTGGGTTGATGATTGGCGGAATCTTAGGTGGATTAGATACGGGGATGAATTATTTAGGTGTCCCCGTGCTAACTCGTAATGGTTTGGTAGTGGCTGTGTGGATAGCAATTACGGGAGGATTACATTTAGATGGAGCGATGGATACGGCTGATGGTTTAGCGGTAGGTGATCCTAAACGCAGATTGCAGGTAATGATGGATAGTGCTACTGGTGCGTTTGGGGCAATGTCCGCTATTGTAATTATTCTTTTGAAAATAACAGCTTTAGCAGAGATAACTGAAAACCATTATTTTGTATTAATGGCCGCTTGTGGGTGGGGACGTTGGGGACAACAAATGGCTATTTGTCAATATCCTTATCTAAAACCAACTGGTAAAGGTGCATTTCATAAACAAGCAATTCGTTCTTATTTGGATTTGTTACCAAGCTTATTTTTATTGCTGGGTTTAAGTGCTGTTGTTTGGTTAATTCATCCCCAAAAGTTAGTTTTATCTATGGGGATGGTTTTGGCTGGGAGTCTGATTTCTGTTGTTACCGCAGCTTGGTTTAATTATCAGTTGGGTGGACATACGGGAGATACTTATGGCGCTGTGGTGGAGTGGACTGAAGCATTATTTTTGTGTGTGGTTAGCAGTTTTTCTGCTTAG
- a CDS encoding element excision factor XisI family protein, producing MEKLAKYRQIVRELLISHATTNEPNIECQLIFDTEHDHYQILDLGWQGRQSFHFWVVNVASFIWCPPCT from the coding sequence ATGGAAAAACTAGCTAAATATCGTCAAATTGTCCGCGAGTTACTAATTTCTCATGCGACGACAAACGAGCCAAATATTGAATGTCAACTCATTTTTGATACAGAACATGATCATTATCAAATTCTCGATCTTGGCTGGCAAGGACGACAATCGTTCCATTTCTGGGTCGTTAACGTCGCTAGTTTCATCTGGTGTCCACCATGTACTTGA
- the mutL gene encoding DNA mismatch repair endonuclease MutL — MASTIQALPTEVVYLITAGEVIDSLVAVVRELVENSLDAGATRIVVSLWPQLWRVRVADNGCGMNLDDLQQAATAHSTSKIHSSADLWKISSLGFRGEALHSLTTLADLEVLSRPLGGSEGWRVAYNNEGKVSQVEVVAIAPGTVVTVNNLFANCEARRQGLPATNQQLKAVQNVIQQIALCHPHVNYQVWQNDKEWFTISPAPTVGKLIPQILPQVRQGDLHEVNLQIPNRENSSLHLVIGLPDRCHRHRPDWVKVAINGRMIKAPELEQTILAAFHKTLPRDRYPVCFLHLTISPEQINWNRNPAKTEIYLNELTFWQEQITEAINKSLRISQNNIKESIHTTRVSNLLKVAESKGEYNFNSQNSQKSQSSENQNYLKAIAQLSNTYIVAEHSGGMWLVEQHIAHERVLYEQLCDSWQLVAVETPIIIYQLSPAQVSQLQRIGLDIEPFGDNLWAVRNIPIMLKQREDCAEAILELSWGGDLQTAQVAVACRSAIRNGTKMSLPEMQTLLDNWQRTRNPRTCPHGRPIYLSLEESALARFFRRNWVIGKSHGI, encoded by the coding sequence ATGGCATCTACTATTCAAGCTTTACCAACAGAAGTTGTATATTTGATTACGGCAGGAGAAGTAATTGATTCTTTGGTGGCTGTTGTCAGGGAGTTGGTGGAAAATTCCCTAGATGCTGGAGCAACGCGCATTGTCGTTTCTTTATGGCCGCAATTATGGCGAGTTCGTGTGGCGGATAATGGTTGTGGCATGAATTTGGATGATTTACAACAAGCTGCAACCGCCCACAGTACGAGTAAGATTCATTCTAGTGCAGATTTATGGAAAATCAGCAGTTTGGGGTTTCGTGGTGAGGCGCTACATAGTTTAACAACTTTGGCAGATTTAGAAGTTTTAAGTCGTCCTTTGGGGGGAAGTGAAGGTTGGCGAGTTGCTTATAATAATGAAGGAAAAGTATCACAAGTAGAAGTGGTAGCGATCGCACCGGGTACGGTAGTAACAGTTAATAATTTATTTGCTAATTGTGAGGCTCGTCGGCAAGGTTTACCGGCGACAAATCAACAATTAAAGGCTGTACAAAATGTCATTCAACAGATAGCTTTGTGTCATCCTCATGTGAATTATCAAGTTTGGCAAAATGACAAAGAATGGTTTACGATTTCTCCCGCACCAACTGTGGGAAAACTCATTCCTCAAATTCTCCCCCAGGTGCGACAAGGTGATTTACATGAAGTGAATTTACAAATACCAAATCGGGAAAATTCATCTTTGCATTTGGTGATAGGATTACCCGATAGATGCCATCGTCATCGTCCTGATTGGGTGAAGGTGGCAATTAATGGCAGGATGATTAAAGCACCAGAATTAGAGCAGACAATACTTGCAGCTTTTCATAAAACATTACCACGCGATCGCTATCCCGTTTGTTTTCTCCATTTAACTATTTCCCCAGAACAAATTAACTGGAATCGCAACCCAGCTAAAACAGAAATTTATCTCAATGAACTAACTTTTTGGCAAGAACAAATTACTGAAGCTATTAACAAATCTCTACGGATTTCGCAAAATAATATTAAAGAATCCATTCACACAACTAGAGTTAGTAATTTACTAAAAGTCGCAGAATCAAAAGGTGAATATAATTTCAATTCTCAAAATTCTCAAAAATCCCAAAGTAGTGAAAATCAAAATTATTTAAAAGCCATTGCTCAACTGAGTAATACTTATATTGTTGCTGAACATTCTGGAGGAATGTGGTTAGTAGAACAACATATAGCCCATGAACGAGTATTATATGAACAATTATGTGATAGTTGGCAATTAGTAGCTGTAGAAACCCCAATTATTATTTATCAATTATCACCAGCCCAGGTTTCCCAATTACAACGGATTGGTTTAGATATAGAACCATTTGGTGATAATCTTTGGGCAGTACGTAACATTCCTATCATGTTAAAACAACGAGAAGATTGTGCTGAAGCAATTTTAGAATTAAGTTGGGGAGGAGATTTACAAACTGCTCAAGTTGCTGTTGCTTGTCGGAGTGCAATTCGCAATGGCACAAAAATGAGTTTACCAGAAATGCAGACCTTATTAGATAATTGGCAACGTACCCGCAACCCGCGCACCTGTCCTCATGGTAGACCAATTTATTTATCTTTGGAAGAATCAGCACTAGCACGGTTTTTCCGACGTAATTGGGTAATTGGCAAAAGTCATGGAATTTGA
- a CDS encoding rhodanese-like domain-containing protein — MSINLVADVQDLKTSLEWGQPAFTIIDVRDRSKYNYSRITGAISIPLNDLESRAQTSLSRERQIYIYGENDSQSAQAVRTLQFLGFTAVAELSGGLPAWKSINGATEGTDC; from the coding sequence ATGAGTATTAATTTAGTTGCTGATGTTCAAGACTTAAAAACCAGTCTCGAATGGGGTCAACCTGCTTTTACAATTATTGATGTGCGCGATCGCTCAAAGTACAATTATAGCCGCATCACCGGAGCAATTTCCATCCCCCTCAATGACTTGGAATCTCGCGCCCAAACCTCCCTATCCAGAGAACGCCAAATCTACATTTACGGCGAAAATGACAGCCAATCAGCCCAAGCTGTGAGAACCCTACAATTTCTCGGTTTTACAGCCGTAGCTGAACTCAGCGGTGGCTTACCAGCCTGGAAATCCATCAATGGCGCTACAGAAGGAACAGACTGTTAG
- a CDS encoding adenosine deaminase gives MALYAELHRHLGGSVVPRVLWRYFQRHNAELISRFGEYAEFEDFYTRPRNTLDEYLELHTLVESVQTVETLPYFIYRLLRGAYIFENLAYLELRYTPYLRTPEHLSQDERIDKMAEIVDIVGKSSYVPEYPIVTSQILCMHSRLSFEVNKAIIDLAAQNRKYVCAIDVAGGDRYYAERMEEWISLYNYAHSLGINTTGHIYETKDGCYPELLPYLMRIGHGIQIPLLYPELLPEVARRGQCLEVCPTTYLKTGTLQDIRQLKLVFDRCFEAGVDIAICTDNAGLHNVRLPFEYENLLTYDIINFQQLQACQDAAFRHAFAWPHSQRPASLLTGLLR, from the coding sequence ATGGCTTTATACGCAGAATTGCATCGGCATCTAGGTGGTTCAGTTGTACCTCGTGTACTATGGCGGTATTTCCAGCGTCATAATGCTGAGTTGATTTCTCGCTTTGGTGAATATGCAGAGTTTGAAGATTTTTATACTCGTCCTCGTAATACTTTAGATGAATATCTAGAATTGCATACTCTTGTGGAAAGTGTGCAAACTGTGGAGACTTTACCTTACTTTATTTACCGGTTATTACGTGGTGCTTATATTTTTGAGAATTTGGCTTATTTGGAATTACGCTATACTCCCTATTTACGAACTCCTGAACATTTAAGTCAAGATGAAAGAATTGATAAAATGGCGGAAATTGTGGATATTGTGGGTAAATCGAGTTATGTACCGGAATATCCGATTGTTACTAGTCAAATTCTTTGTATGCACTCCCGTTTGTCTTTTGAGGTAAATAAGGCAATTATTGATTTGGCGGCGCAAAATAGAAAGTATGTTTGTGCGATAGATGTGGCTGGTGGCGATCGCTATTATGCTGAAAGAATGGAAGAATGGATTAGTTTATATAATTATGCCCATTCATTGGGTATTAACACTACAGGGCATATTTATGAAACTAAGGATGGTTGTTATCCAGAATTGTTGCCCTATTTAATGCGAATTGGTCACGGTATCCAAATTCCGCTTTTGTATCCTGAATTGCTGCCAGAAGTTGCTAGAAGAGGACAATGCTTAGAAGTTTGTCCGACAACTTATTTAAAAACAGGGACTTTACAGGATATTCGGCAACTGAAGTTGGTTTTTGACCGCTGTTTTGAAGCTGGGGTGGATATCGCTATTTGTACGGATAACGCGGGCTTACATAATGTGCGTCTCCCGTTTGAATATGAAAATCTTTTGACTTACGACATTATCAATTTTCAACAGTTACAAGCTTGTCAAGATGCAGCTTTCCGTCATGCTTTTGCTTGGCCTCACAGTCAACGTCCAGCATCTTTGTTAACTGGGTTGTTGAGGTAG
- a CDS encoding pentapeptide repeat-containing protein — translation MRLQLLAAMALITPLFLANSVQAGSQKDLQKLLSTRECIQCNLSGLNLSGTHLIGADLRGANLQGANLTNANLEGADLTGANLAGANLTSAFVTNVNLKKANLNGANLTRATVNDSNVYQASMDNLNITDAGIYNTGIGIGGEDGANFPDWD, via the coding sequence ATGAGACTTCAACTATTAGCCGCCATGGCCTTGATAACTCCCCTGTTTCTAGCTAATTCAGTTCAAGCTGGAAGCCAAAAAGATCTACAGAAACTTTTGTCAACTAGAGAATGTATCCAGTGTAACCTATCAGGACTCAACCTCAGTGGTACTCATCTAATTGGTGCAGACTTACGAGGCGCAAACCTTCAGGGCGCTAACCTAACAAATGCTAACTTAGAAGGTGCTGACTTAACTGGAGCAAACTTAGCCGGTGCTAACTTAACATCAGCCTTTGTTACCAACGTCAATTTGAAAAAAGCCAACTTAAACGGCGCAAACCTTACCCGCGCCACAGTTAATGATTCCAACGTCTATCAAGCATCAATGGACAATCTTAACATTACCGATGCTGGTATATATAACACAGGAATTGGTATTGGTGGCGAAGATGGAGCTAACTTTCCTGATTGGGACTAA